One genomic window of Cloacibacillus sp. An23 includes the following:
- the ftcD gene encoding glutamate formimidoyltransferase: MQLIECVPNFSEGRRQDVIDEIVSCFKGRRGVYLLDHRADEDHNRLVVSLVGAPAPIQEALLDAAKTALKHIDMNAHQGGHPRIGAVDVVPFTPVKGITMEECIELAHSFGELYYKETGVPVYFYEDAALRPERKRLEVIRKGQYEVLKEEAKTNPDRRPDIGEACLHPTAGATVIGARKFLVAFNVNLNTPDVNIAKKIATAVRASSGGFCHVKGIGLALEERGISQVSMNLVDYEKNSLYRVLETIRMEAKRWGVDVLETEVYGMIPVNAILESASYYLQIAGFDPEQVLELRLLELMGKDAE; encoded by the coding sequence ATGCAGTTGATTGAATGCGTACCGAATTTCAGTGAAGGCAGGAGACAGGACGTCATAGATGAAATAGTAAGCTGCTTCAAGGGCAGGCGCGGAGTCTACCTTCTCGACCACCGCGCCGACGAGGATCACAACCGCCTCGTCGTCAGCCTGGTCGGAGCTCCCGCTCCGATACAGGAAGCGCTGCTCGACGCCGCAAAAACTGCCCTGAAGCACATAGACATGAACGCGCACCAAGGCGGGCACCCGCGCATCGGGGCTGTAGACGTCGTTCCTTTCACGCCAGTCAAGGGAATAACTATGGAGGAATGCATCGAGCTGGCGCACAGCTTCGGTGAACTCTACTATAAGGAGACTGGCGTCCCCGTCTACTTCTACGAGGACGCGGCGCTGCGCCCGGAGCGCAAGCGTCTCGAAGTAATACGCAAAGGCCAGTACGAGGTGCTTAAGGAGGAGGCCAAGACCAACCCCGACCGCAGGCCCGATATAGGCGAGGCATGTCTCCACCCCACAGCCGGAGCGACGGTCATCGGCGCGCGTAAATTCCTAGTAGCCTTCAACGTCAACCTCAACACGCCGGACGTGAATATAGCGAAGAAGATAGCGACGGCTGTCCGCGCGTCGTCGGGCGGCTTCTGCCACGTCAAAGGCATCGGCCTCGCGCTTGAGGAGCGCGGCATCTCTCAGGTCAGCATGAACCTCGTTGACTACGAAAAGAATTCGCTCTACCGCGTGCTCGAAACGATACGCATGGAGGCGAAGCGCTGGGGCGTCGATGTGCTCGAGACGGAGGTCTACGGCATGATACCGGTGAACGCGATACTCGAAAGCGCGTCGTATTATCTTCAGATAGCGGGCTTCGACCCCGAGCAGGTGCTTGAGCTGCGCCTGCTTGAGCTTATGGGAAAGGATGCTGAATAA
- the hutH gene encoding histidine ammonia-lyase: MSTVYLDGKSLTLQDVVNVARKGYKVEITPEAKKLVKECAKAVLEWADEGRVVYGITTGFGDLSTVVIPRDKCRQLQENLLLSHSCGFGEPYPEDVVRAIMLLRINTLSRGYSGISLETLQQMVDYLNLGIHPVVPTQGSVGASGDLCPLSHVAITLIGHGNVVYQGKTMPASEALVKAGMKPVELQPKEGLALNNGTTVMNAVAALCVVDGINMEKNADIAASMSAEALHAVPYAFDKRTHDLRPQVGQGIVAENMRRLLEGSEIVEAYKKDRVQDAYSLRCLPQVHGASRDAIAYVKEKIEIEINSVTDNPIIFHKDGDAVSGGNFHGQPMAMAMDFFGIAAAEFANIAERRVARMVDHKLSDLPPFLVSDSGVNSGFMIPQYTAAALVSENKVLAHPSVVDSIPTSANQEDHVSMGGYSARKARQILNNTNRVIAIEMVNAAQGMDFRAPLKPGKGSGAAHAEFRKHVPFYEKDQFMQPLLLKSLELVENGAIVEAVEKEIGELK, from the coding sequence ATGTCGACAGTCTATTTGGACGGAAAGTCTCTCACGCTGCAGGACGTCGTGAACGTGGCTCGCAAAGGTTATAAGGTGGAAATAACTCCCGAGGCGAAGAAGCTGGTCAAGGAATGCGCTAAGGCCGTACTCGAATGGGCGGACGAAGGCCGCGTCGTCTACGGCATCACGACAGGCTTCGGCGACCTATCGACGGTAGTCATACCGCGCGACAAATGCCGCCAGCTCCAGGAGAACCTTCTTCTAAGCCACTCCTGCGGCTTCGGCGAACCTTACCCCGAGGACGTCGTGCGCGCGATAATGCTGCTCCGCATCAACACGCTCTCGCGCGGATACTCCGGCATCAGTCTAGAGACGCTCCAGCAGATGGTCGATTATCTCAACCTCGGCATCCACCCCGTCGTGCCGACGCAGGGCTCCGTCGGAGCGAGCGGCGACCTCTGCCCGCTCTCGCACGTCGCGATAACCCTCATCGGCCACGGCAACGTAGTCTATCAGGGCAAGACGATGCCGGCCTCCGAGGCGCTCGTCAAGGCCGGCATGAAGCCGGTCGAGCTCCAGCCCAAGGAGGGCCTCGCGCTCAACAACGGCACGACCGTAATGAACGCCGTCGCGGCGCTCTGCGTCGTGGACGGCATCAACATGGAGAAGAACGCCGACATAGCGGCTTCGATGTCGGCCGAGGCGCTTCACGCCGTCCCATACGCCTTCGACAAGAGGACGCACGACCTTCGCCCCCAGGTTGGACAGGGAATCGTAGCCGAAAATATGCGCCGCCTGCTCGAGGGCAGCGAGATCGTCGAAGCATATAAAAAGGACCGCGTTCAGGACGCCTACTCGCTGCGCTGCCTGCCGCAGGTACACGGCGCGAGCCGCGACGCGATAGCCTACGTCAAGGAAAAGATAGAAATAGAGATCAATTCCGTCACCGACAACCCGATAATCTTCCATAAGGACGGCGACGCCGTGAGCGGCGGCAACTTCCACGGGCAGCCGATGGCTATGGCGATGGACTTCTTCGGCATAGCGGCGGCCGAGTTCGCCAATATCGCTGAGCGCCGCGTCGCGCGCATGGTGGATCACAAGCTCTCCGACCTGCCGCCGTTCCTCGTCTCCGACAGCGGCGTCAACAGCGGCTTCATGATCCCGCAGTACACCGCTGCGGCCCTCGTCTCCGAAAACAAGGTGCTCGCCCATCCATCGGTCGTCGACTCTATACCGACGTCGGCGAACCAGGAGGACCACGTCTCGATGGGCGGCTACAGCGCGCGCAAGGCACGCCAGATACTCAACAACACGAACCGCGTTATCGCGATAGAGATGGTCAACGCGGCGCAGGGCATGGACTTCCGCGCCCCGCTGAAGCCCGGCAAGGGCTCCGGCGCCGCGCACGCCGAATTCCGCAAGCACGTGCCGTTCTACGAGAAGGACCAGTTCATGCAGCCGCTTCTTCTGAAATCGCTCGAGCTGGTCGAGAACGGCGCGATAGTCGAAGCGGTCGAGAAGGAAATCGGCGAGCTCAAATAA
- a CDS encoding urocanate hydratase, translating into MHDASGKALELRLEFPNGLPEMPEFEPGIRRAPNRGQVLNDKEVVLALKNALRYIPVEYHKELAPEFLKEYQEHGRIYGYRFRPKGKLYGKPIDEYKGKCIEGKAIQVMIDNNLDFDVALYPYELVTYGETGQVCQNWMQYLLIKKYLEIVTEDQTLVVQSGHPLGLFRSHPSAPRVILTNGLMVGLFDDPENFRRATALGVANYGQMTAGGWMYIGPQGIVHGTYNTLLNAGRKKFHLAEGKGLAGHLFISSGLGGMSGAQPKAAEIAGAAAIIAEVDPSRIETRHSQGWVSKRTKDLAEAFKWAEEAMAEGKPLSIAYEGNIVDLLQYALDNDKKVELLSDQTSCHAVYDGGYCPQGISFEERTRLLAEDHDEFVRLVDKTLKKHYELIKALVAKGAYFFDYGNAFMRAVFDSGVKEIAKNGENTFEGFIFPSYVEDIMGPLLFDYGYGPFRWCCLSRNPEDLIKTDHAAMECIDKDRRFQDHDNWVWIRDAEKNKLVVGTQCRILYQDEEGRMKIALKFNEMVRNGEIGPVMLGRDHHDVSGTDSPFRETSNIYDGSNVMAEMAIHCFAGNCARGMSMVALHNGGGVGTGKAINGGFGLVLDGSERVDRIILESMSWDVMSGVARRAWARNEHAIETVEAFNAKRSDGHITLPYIADDAYLTELVAKSK; encoded by the coding sequence ATGCATGACGCGTCAGGCAAAGCGCTTGAACTGAGGCTTGAGTTCCCGAACGGGCTGCCGGAGATGCCGGAGTTCGAACCGGGTATAAGAAGGGCTCCGAACAGGGGCCAGGTGCTCAACGACAAGGAAGTCGTGCTTGCGCTCAAGAACGCGCTGCGCTATATCCCGGTCGAGTACCACAAGGAGCTGGCTCCCGAGTTCCTCAAGGAATATCAGGAGCACGGACGCATCTACGGCTACCGCTTCCGCCCGAAAGGAAAGCTCTACGGCAAGCCTATAGACGAATACAAAGGGAAGTGCATCGAAGGCAAGGCCATCCAGGTAATGATAGACAATAACCTCGACTTCGACGTGGCGCTCTATCCATACGAGCTCGTCACTTATGGCGAGACGGGGCAGGTTTGCCAGAACTGGATGCAGTACCTCCTTATAAAGAAATATCTTGAGATAGTCACCGAGGACCAGACGCTCGTCGTGCAGTCGGGACATCCGCTCGGGCTGTTCCGCTCGCATCCCTCCGCGCCGCGCGTCATTCTCACGAACGGCCTTATGGTCGGTCTCTTCGACGACCCGGAGAACTTCCGCCGCGCGACCGCGCTCGGCGTAGCCAACTACGGACAGATGACCGCCGGCGGCTGGATGTACATAGGGCCGCAGGGGATAGTCCACGGAACGTACAACACGCTGCTCAACGCCGGGCGCAAGAAGTTCCACCTCGCAGAAGGCAAGGGGTTGGCGGGACATCTCTTTATTTCGTCGGGATTGGGCGGAATGAGCGGAGCGCAGCCGAAAGCCGCTGAGATAGCCGGGGCCGCCGCGATAATCGCCGAGGTAGACCCGTCGCGCATCGAAACGCGCCACAGCCAGGGCTGGGTCAGCAAAAGGACGAAAGACCTCGCCGAAGCCTTCAAGTGGGCGGAGGAAGCGATGGCCGAGGGCAAGCCGCTCTCCATAGCCTACGAGGGCAACATTGTAGACCTTCTCCAGTACGCTCTCGACAACGATAAAAAGGTCGAGCTTCTCTCCGACCAGACATCCTGCCACGCCGTCTACGACGGAGGCTACTGCCCGCAGGGAATCAGCTTTGAGGAAAGAACGCGCCTTCTCGCCGAGGATCACGACGAATTCGTCCGCCTCGTAGACAAGACGCTCAAAAAGCACTACGAGCTCATCAAGGCCCTCGTCGCCAAAGGAGCCTACTTCTTTGACTACGGCAACGCCTTCATGCGCGCCGTCTTCGATTCCGGCGTGAAGGAAATCGCAAAGAACGGCGAAAACACCTTCGAAGGCTTCATCTTCCCCTCCTATGTCGAGGACATCATGGGGCCGCTCCTCTTCGACTACGGCTACGGCCCGTTCCGTTGGTGCTGCCTCTCGCGCAATCCAGAGGATCTCATCAAGACCGACCACGCCGCGATGGAATGCATCGACAAAGACCGCCGCTTCCAGGACCACGACAACTGGGTTTGGATCCGCGACGCGGAAAAGAACAAGCTCGTCGTCGGTACGCAGTGCCGCATCCTTTACCAGGACGAGGAAGGCCGTATGAAGATAGCTCTCAAGTTCAACGAAATGGTCCGCAACGGCGAAATCGGCCCCGTCATGCTCGGACGCGACCACCACGACGTATCCGGCACGGACTCGCCTTTCCGCGAGACTTCGAACATCTACGACGGAAGCAACGTCATGGCTGAAATGGCTATTCACTGCTTCGCCGGGAACTGCGCCCGCGGCATGAGCATGGTAGCTCTCCACAACGGCGGCGGAGTCGGAACCGGCAAAGCAATCAACGGAGGCTTCGGGCTTGTGCTCGACGGAAGCGAAAGAGTGGACAGGATAATCCTCGAGTCCATGAGCTGGGACGTCATGAGCGGAGTCGCGAGACGCGCCTGGGCGAGAAACGAGCACGCGATCGAGACCGTAGAGGCCTTCAACGCGAAACGCAGCGACGGACACATCACGCTTCCATACATCGCCGACGACGCATATCTGACGGAGCTTGTAGCGAAGAGCAAGTAA
- a CDS encoding MBL fold metallo-hydrolase: protein MKITMLGTGNATVTECYNTCFVLHDGAKLFLVDGGGGNTLLRRLKLAGIDWKNVRDIFVTHKHIDHLLGIIWMMRMICQNMSRGNYEGEARVYGHDEVISILCDMAKTLLGAKEAACIGEGLKLITAGDGEEREIIGRKVSFFDIRSTKAKQFGFSMELDGGGKLTCCGDEPYNECERKYAEGSRWLLHEAFCLHSQAEIFRPYEKHHSTVKDACELAERLNVENLILYHTEDKNIKNRRELYTEEGKRYYRGRLYVLDDMEVIEL from the coding sequence ATGAAGATAACTATGCTCGGAACCGGCAACGCGACCGTCACGGAATGCTATAATACTTGCTTCGTGCTGCACGACGGCGCGAAGCTGTTCCTCGTCGACGGCGGGGGAGGCAACACTCTGCTGCGGAGGCTCAAGCTTGCGGGAATCGACTGGAAGAATGTGCGCGACATCTTCGTGACGCACAAGCACATCGACCATCTGCTCGGAATAATTTGGATGATGCGGATGATATGCCAGAACATGAGCCGGGGAAATTACGAGGGCGAAGCGCGCGTCTACGGGCACGACGAGGTCATATCCATACTCTGCGATATGGCGAAAACTCTGCTCGGCGCGAAAGAGGCGGCGTGCATAGGAGAAGGGCTGAAGCTGATAACGGCCGGCGACGGCGAAGAGCGCGAAATCATAGGCCGAAAGGTATCCTTCTTCGATATTCGTTCGACGAAGGCAAAGCAGTTCGGGTTTTCAATGGAGCTTGACGGCGGCGGGAAGCTCACGTGCTGCGGCGACGAGCCATACAACGAATGCGAACGGAAATACGCAGAGGGAAGCAGATGGCTGCTGCACGAGGCGTTTTGCCTGCACTCGCAGGCGGAAATATTCCGTCCGTATGAAAAGCACCACTCGACCGTCAAGGACGCCTGCGAGCTGGCCGAGCGTCTGAACGTCGAAAATCTCATCCTTTACCATACGGAAGATAAAAACATCAAAAACCGCCGCGAGCTCTATACTGAGGAAGGAAAGAGATATTACCGCGGCCGTCTCTACGTCCTGGACGACATGGAAGTCATTGAGCTGTAA
- the rbr gene encoding rubrerythrin, with amino-acid sequence MELKGSKTEKNLWEAFAGESQARNKYTYFASVAKKEGYEQIAAIFQETADNEKEHAKLEFKALGGIGDTLANLLAAAAGEHGEWAEMYPRMAKDAREEGFNDLAVMFEGIAKVEAEHEARYRALAKNVEDGTVFAKNGKLFWKCRNCGAVFELDKAPEKCPVCQHPQAYFEIQAKNW; translated from the coding sequence ATGGAGCTTAAGGGAAGCAAAACAGAGAAGAATCTTTGGGAAGCTTTTGCCGGAGAATCGCAGGCGCGCAACAAGTACACCTATTTCGCCTCGGTGGCCAAAAAGGAAGGTTACGAGCAGATAGCAGCCATCTTCCAGGAGACGGCGGACAACGAGAAAGAGCACGCGAAGCTCGAGTTCAAGGCCCTCGGTGGCATAGGCGACACGCTCGCCAACCTCCTCGCGGCGGCTGCCGGAGAGCATGGAGAGTGGGCTGAAATGTATCCGCGCATGGCGAAGGACGCCCGCGAAGAGGGATTCAACGACCTCGCCGTTATGTTCGAAGGCATAGCGAAGGTTGAGGCCGAGCACGAGGCCCGTTACCGCGCTCTCGCGAAGAACGTCGAGGACGGCACCGTCTTCGCTAAGAACGGCAAGCTCTTCTGGAAGTGCCGCAACTGCGGAGCCGTTTTTGAACTCGACAAGGCTCCCGAGAAGTGCCCGGTCTGCCAGCATCCGCAGGCGTACTTCGAGATCCAGGCCAAGAACTGGTAA